The Microbacterium sp. Nx66 genome contains a region encoding:
- a CDS encoding ROK family transcriptional regulator has product MSVSDDQRPSATTDFVAANAHAFGPARHLRSRTKVLPEHARGHNRALVLQTLYHSGAMSRADLSRETGLTRVTISDLVAEFIADGIVVEIGVREAVGPGKPPILIDIDRVGHQIIGLDLSGPTAFEGAVLSLDGDVLERRQVPRPETPDGDAAYEALRGLAQTLVEIATQPVLGVGIGTPGVVRPDGLVLSSPNLGWTDFPLEAKLSADLDLPVLARNDANAAVLAEYTFGEAEADFMLIKIGRGVGAGLITGSQPLLGSRFAAGEIGHVVVGTDGGPRCACGKIGCLEAWLSVSRMQEALDADPAAREEILRDSGTRMAIAIAPIVAALDLSEVVLSGPAELLDGTLIDAAVETLHARTLEGVFEDVMVRLTRQDDIVLRGAAVMVLSGQLGVS; this is encoded by the coding sequence ATGTCCGTTTCGGATGATCAGCGCCCCTCGGCGACGACAGACTTCGTCGCCGCGAACGCGCACGCCTTCGGCCCCGCGCGGCATCTCCGCTCGCGCACCAAGGTGCTCCCCGAGCACGCCCGCGGACACAACCGCGCGCTCGTGCTGCAGACGCTGTATCACTCGGGGGCGATGAGTCGCGCTGACCTCTCCCGCGAGACCGGCCTCACACGCGTCACGATCTCGGATCTGGTCGCGGAGTTCATCGCCGACGGCATCGTCGTCGAGATCGGCGTGCGCGAGGCCGTCGGCCCCGGCAAGCCGCCCATCCTCATCGACATCGATCGGGTGGGGCATCAGATCATCGGGCTCGACCTCTCCGGTCCGACCGCCTTCGAGGGTGCCGTCCTCAGCCTGGACGGCGACGTGCTGGAGCGGCGGCAGGTGCCGCGTCCGGAGACGCCGGACGGCGATGCCGCGTATGAGGCTCTCCGCGGCCTCGCGCAGACCCTCGTCGAGATCGCCACGCAGCCGGTGCTCGGCGTCGGCATCGGCACCCCGGGCGTCGTGCGCCCCGACGGCCTCGTCCTCAGCTCGCCCAACCTCGGCTGGACGGACTTCCCGCTGGAGGCGAAGCTCAGCGCCGACCTCGACCTGCCGGTGCTCGCACGGAACGACGCCAATGCCGCGGTCCTCGCCGAGTACACGTTCGGCGAGGCGGAGGCCGACTTCATGCTGATCAAGATCGGTCGAGGCGTGGGTGCTGGGCTGATCACCGGAAGCCAGCCGCTCCTCGGCAGCCGTTTCGCCGCCGGGGAGATCGGTCACGTCGTCGTCGGCACGGACGGCGGCCCTCGCTGCGCCTGCGGCAAGATCGGCTGCCTGGAGGCATGGCTGAGCGTGAGTCGCATGCAGGAGGCGCTCGACGCCGACCCGGCCGCGCGCGAGGAGATCCTCCGCGACTCCGGGACGCGCATGGCGATCGCGATCGCCCCGATCGTCGCCGCCCTGGACCTGTCCGAGGTCGTGCTCTCCGGGCCCGCCGAGCTGCTGGACGGCACGCTCATCGACGCGGCCGTCGAGACGCTGCACGCGCGGACGCTCGAGGGCGTCTTCGAGGACGTCATGGTGCGGCTCACCCGTCAGGACGACATCGTGCTCCGCGGTGCCGCCGTCATGGTCCTCTCCGGGCAGCTGGGGGTGTCGTGA
- a CDS encoding ROK family protein, whose product MIVPASADRAGRPLRVGLDVGGTKIDAVAVDPAGTILARLRRPTGWGEDAVVDSIVSTVAALAEESGLPLSAVGSAGIGIPGLVDAETGRVLHAVNLGVESLDLAARAEHALGVPFRVENDVKAAALGAAVLSDVAGSMAYLNLGTGVAAGIVVDGRIWRGARGTAGEVGHLSVDPRGRLCGCGQRGCVETFCGGGALAKAWGRPGALPVKDIVEAADAGDPHAQALQADLFFGAAAAVRVLVLSADVETVVIGGGLTALGGRLAAGVRAALHAGAEASPFLKSLRLDERIELLPAGSPAAAFGAALVGASISEKEIVPHG is encoded by the coding sequence ATGATCGTCCCCGCCTCCGCCGACCGCGCCGGTCGGCCCCTTCGCGTGGGCCTGGACGTCGGCGGCACGAAGATCGACGCCGTCGCCGTCGATCCGGCAGGGACGATCCTCGCCCGCCTCCGCCGCCCGACCGGGTGGGGAGAGGACGCCGTCGTCGACAGCATCGTGTCGACCGTCGCCGCCCTTGCCGAGGAGAGCGGACTGCCGCTGTCCGCGGTCGGATCCGCCGGCATCGGCATCCCCGGCCTCGTCGATGCGGAGACCGGCCGCGTGCTGCACGCCGTGAATCTCGGGGTGGAGTCGCTCGACCTCGCGGCGCGCGCCGAGCACGCACTCGGCGTTCCGTTCCGGGTGGAGAACGACGTGAAGGCCGCCGCGCTCGGCGCCGCGGTCCTGAGCGACGTCGCCGGCTCCATGGCCTATCTGAACCTCGGCACCGGCGTCGCCGCCGGCATCGTGGTGGACGGCCGCATCTGGCGCGGCGCACGCGGGACCGCCGGCGAGGTCGGACACCTCTCCGTCGATCCGCGCGGCCGGCTGTGCGGGTGCGGGCAGCGCGGCTGCGTGGAGACCTTCTGCGGCGGTGGGGCGCTGGCCAAGGCGTGGGGACGTCCCGGTGCGCTGCCCGTCAAGGACATCGTCGAGGCGGCCGACGCGGGCGATCCGCACGCCCAGGCCCTGCAGGCGGACCTCTTCTTCGGGGCCGCGGCGGCCGTGCGCGTGCTCGTGCTGTCGGCCGACGTCGAGACCGTGGTCATCGGCGGGGGACTCACCGCTCTCGGCGGCCGGCTGGCGGCGGGGGTCCGTGCCGCCCTGCACGCCGGTGCCGAGGCGTCACCGTTCCTGAAGTCCCTGCGGCTGGATGAGAGAATCGAACTGCTCCCCGCGGGTTCCCCCGCCGCCGCTTTCGGCGCCGCTCTGGTGGGCGCATCCATTTCTGAGAAGGAGATCGTTCCGCATGGCTGA
- the nagB gene encoding glucosamine-6-phosphate deaminase encodes MAEVVIVENAEAAGALVATEIVELIDSRRDAVLGLATGSTPLPVYQALRSRLAGRDVSQVRGFALDEYVGIDPSHPESYRSVITREVVEPLGLDPERIHVPNGAQATIQHAGEDYDAAIAAAGGVDLQILGIGTDGHIGFNEPGSSFASRTRVKTLTEQTREDNARFFDSIDDVPMHCITQGLGTILEARHLVLLAFGAGKAEAVAGAVEGPLTALLPGSAIQLHPHATVVVDEAAASKLQLADYYRYTFANKPSWQGI; translated from the coding sequence ATGGCTGAGGTCGTCATCGTCGAGAATGCCGAGGCCGCCGGCGCCCTGGTCGCCACCGAGATCGTCGAGCTCATCGACAGCCGTCGGGACGCCGTCCTGGGGCTCGCGACCGGATCGACGCCGCTGCCGGTCTATCAGGCTCTCCGCAGCCGCCTCGCGGGACGCGACGTGTCGCAGGTGCGCGGCTTCGCGCTCGACGAATACGTCGGCATCGACCCGTCCCACCCGGAGAGCTACCGCTCCGTGATCACCCGTGAGGTGGTGGAGCCGCTCGGCCTCGACCCGGAGCGCATCCACGTGCCGAACGGCGCGCAGGCCACCATCCAGCACGCCGGTGAGGACTACGACGCGGCCATCGCGGCGGCCGGCGGCGTCGACCTGCAGATCCTCGGCATCGGCACGGACGGCCACATCGGGTTCAACGAGCCCGGGTCCTCTTTCGCATCCCGGACGCGGGTGAAGACCCTCACCGAGCAGACGCGCGAGGACAACGCCCGTTTCTTCGACTCCATCGACGACGTGCCGATGCATTGCATCACCCAGGGCCTCGGCACCATCCTCGAGGCCCGCCACCTCGTGCTGCTGGCATTCGGCGCCGGCAAGGCGGAGGCGGTGGCCGGCGCGGTCGAGGGGCCGCTCACGGCGCTGCTGCCCGGATCGGCCATCCAGTTGCACCCGCACGCCACCGTCGTCGTCGACGAAGCCGCCGCGTCGAAGCTGCAGCTCGCGGACTACTACCGCTACACGTTCGCGAACAAGCCCTCCTGGCAGGGCATCTGA
- a CDS encoding NUDIX hydrolase: MPDIHVSAAVIVDAEGRVLVVRKHGTTRFMQPGGKPEAGESPAETLIRELHEELGLELAETDLRPLGRFVSAAANEPGHRVVADAFSASIDPDGVRVQAELAELRWITPADVATLPLAPLSVEHLLPLAWPAAAR, from the coding sequence ATGCCTGACATCCACGTGAGCGCGGCCGTGATCGTCGATGCGGAGGGCCGCGTCCTGGTCGTCCGCAAGCACGGCACGACGCGCTTCATGCAGCCGGGAGGGAAGCCGGAAGCGGGCGAGTCCCCCGCCGAGACCCTCATCCGGGAGCTGCACGAGGAGCTCGGTCTCGAGCTCGCCGAGACCGACCTCCGGCCGCTGGGGCGCTTCGTGTCGGCGGCCGCCAACGAGCCGGGGCACCGCGTCGTGGCCGACGCGTTCTCGGCCTCGATCGATCCCGACGGGGTCCGGGTGCAGGCCGAGCTCGCCGAACTGCGCTGGATCACCCCGGCGGACGTCGCGACGCTGCCGCTGGCCCCGCTGAGCGTCGAGCACCTGCTGCCGCTCGCCTGGCCCGCCGCAGCGCGCTAG
- a CDS encoding FAD-binding oxidoreductase — translation MSVVSLLRDALGARVDVSEQTRQDARSDRSGHAAVGLPLAVVHAESVDDVQQTMRIATATRTPVVVRGAGTGLAGAANAGDGEIVLSLRRMDAVLEVRPDDLLAVVEPGILNADLNAHLAAHGLWWAPDPASRDISTVGGNIATGAGGLLCAKYGVVRDAVLGVDLVLADGRLLHLGHRSVKGVTGLDLTALVVGSEGTLGVVVGATLKLRRLVPGETCTVTATFPGVRAAAAGSAAVTAAGIQPAIMELMDAASLTAVHALLGLPAPTPGAAQLTIQTDGPAARAEAEAIAAILSAHEGVPVVSHDPVEGDRLLAVRRSMHAAMASLGTTLIEDVSVPRSAMPAMFDEIARIEREFDMVIPTVAHAGDGNLHPNFIFEGPETPARVWEAADELFRAAIRLGGTLTGEHGIGVLKRRWLADELGEDQWRLQRDIAAVFDPLGILNPGKVFSPDA, via the coding sequence GTGAGCGTCGTCTCGCTGCTCCGCGACGCCCTCGGGGCGCGCGTGGACGTCAGCGAGCAGACGAGGCAGGACGCCAGGTCCGACCGTTCCGGTCATGCCGCGGTGGGCCTCCCGCTGGCCGTCGTCCATGCCGAGAGCGTGGACGACGTGCAGCAGACGATGCGGATCGCCACCGCCACGCGCACTCCCGTCGTCGTGCGCGGCGCCGGGACGGGCCTCGCCGGCGCCGCGAATGCGGGTGACGGCGAGATCGTCCTCTCCCTCCGCCGGATGGACGCCGTCCTCGAGGTGCGACCGGACGACCTCCTCGCCGTGGTCGAACCCGGGATCCTCAACGCCGACCTCAACGCGCACCTGGCCGCGCACGGCCTCTGGTGGGCCCCTGACCCCGCCAGCCGCGACATCTCGACGGTGGGTGGCAACATCGCGACCGGAGCCGGCGGACTCCTCTGCGCGAAGTACGGTGTCGTGCGGGATGCGGTCCTCGGCGTCGACCTCGTCCTCGCGGACGGTCGCCTGCTGCACCTCGGCCACCGCAGCGTGAAGGGCGTGACCGGGCTCGACCTCACCGCTCTCGTGGTGGGATCGGAGGGAACGCTCGGCGTCGTCGTCGGGGCGACGCTCAAGCTGCGCAGACTGGTGCCGGGCGAGACCTGCACGGTGACCGCGACCTTCCCCGGCGTGCGAGCCGCGGCCGCGGGTTCTGCCGCCGTGACCGCTGCGGGAATCCAGCCGGCGATCATGGAGCTCATGGATGCCGCCAGTCTCACCGCCGTCCATGCCCTCCTCGGGCTCCCGGCACCGACGCCGGGGGCCGCGCAGCTGACGATCCAGACCGACGGCCCCGCCGCCCGCGCGGAGGCGGAGGCCATCGCCGCGATCCTGAGCGCCCACGAGGGCGTCCCCGTGGTCTCGCACGACCCCGTCGAGGGCGATCGGCTGCTCGCGGTCCGGCGATCCATGCACGCCGCGATGGCGTCGCTCGGGACCACCCTCATCGAGGACGTCTCCGTGCCGCGGAGCGCCATGCCGGCGATGTTCGACGAGATCGCACGGATCGAGCGGGAGTTCGACATGGTGATCCCGACGGTCGCACACGCGGGCGACGGCAATCTGCATCCGAACTTCATCTTCGAGGGCCCGGAGACCCCGGCCCGGGTGTGGGAGGCGGCCGATGAGCTCTTCCGCGCCGCGATCCGGCTGGGCGGAACCCTCACCGGCGAGCACGGCATCGGCGTCCTCAAGAGACGATGGCTGGCCGACGAACTCGGCGAGGACCAGTGGCGCCTTCAGCGCGACATCGCGGCCGTGTTCGATCCGCTCGGCATCCTCAACCCCGGAAAGGTCTTCTCCCCCGATGCCTGA
- a CDS encoding YrdB family protein: MTPDSAPVAGVDRPAITALDIVRVVVLIVAIASLALWGFASWDLPWSIVIGVGAPVVTLLLWALFLSPRPVLRVHPFLRAVVELFIYVGVTIAWWSMGQALIGTAFALVAVVAGVLSGRRALA; encoded by the coding sequence ATGACCCCGGATTCCGCCCCCGTCGCCGGCGTCGACCGTCCGGCCATCACGGCCCTCGACATCGTGCGCGTCGTCGTCCTCATCGTGGCGATCGCCTCGCTCGCCCTGTGGGGGTTCGCCAGCTGGGACCTGCCGTGGAGCATCGTCATCGGCGTCGGCGCCCCCGTGGTCACCCTGCTGCTGTGGGCGCTCTTCCTCTCGCCGCGGCCGGTTCTTCGCGTGCATCCCTTCCTCCGGGCGGTCGTCGAACTGTTCATCTACGTGGGCGTGACCATCGCCTGGTGGTCCATGGGGCAGGCCCTGATCGGCACCGCCTTCGCCCTGGTCGCCGTCGTCGCGGGCGTCCTCAGCGGACGCCGCGCCCTGGCATGA
- a CDS encoding sigma-70 family RNA polymerase sigma factor — protein sequence MTVHRENTTPDETIGDADLILRVRSGDKGAFGELWRRHYPSGMAVARSVTSSIDPDDLVQESYTRIYQAILKGGGPNGSFRAYLFTSIRNTAAAWGRARRETAIDELDTVADPDSTEHATNEALDRSLTAQAFRSLPSRWQEVLWYTEIEQMKPQEVAPLLGMKAGAVSQLAFRAREGLREAWIQAHLRSASPGSECQWTIEHLGAYSRGNLATRDHRRLELHLDECARCMIVAAEAKDVSKRLALVLLPLVLGATGASGYLAALQGGAPVLAVAGMSSTIPGAVFVGDGGIGQAAAATSGAGAAGSGAGSAGGAGSGASTGGVFTGMGAVVGAGSAALVVAGVVAAAAIVPGLAGANPATSLPSASDTDPSSIATDIAPDSSLNLDEPVVIETPENDETPAPPAEEEAAPPVSSEAGPDTAPAVPDVPAALPEATQPPVAPENPDSSPKPPGDTGGSEAPAIPTDPPTWSTAEVWRDEYLNWHYLVPVEGVPRTTVQALLCVESENVIVQALLCDHWENLSVVLDKDGKGTIELRPSHAQFLFASLVPVTFRYLLPSGEAGPSADTTLYALEPPGTGADDRAAAAAPVEQTAVVIDEAEPVTAPVEAPAPAVSEDTATPADEVEAAPAPVGPAPAEPAPAPEAAPAAEAAPAAPAEEAPATEAPAPTEDAPVAE from the coding sequence ATGACCGTGCACCGAGAGAACACCACACCAGACGAGACCATCGGCGATGCCGACCTGATCCTCCGCGTCCGCTCCGGCGACAAGGGGGCGTTCGGGGAACTCTGGAGGCGGCACTATCCGTCCGGCATGGCCGTCGCGCGATCGGTGACCTCGTCGATCGATCCCGACGATCTGGTGCAGGAGTCCTACACGCGCATCTACCAGGCGATCCTCAAGGGCGGCGGCCCCAACGGCTCGTTCCGCGCCTACCTCTTCACCAGCATCCGCAACACCGCCGCGGCGTGGGGACGAGCACGTCGCGAGACCGCGATCGACGAGCTCGACACGGTGGCCGATCCGGACAGCACCGAGCACGCCACGAACGAGGCCCTCGACCGCAGCCTCACCGCGCAAGCCTTCCGCAGCCTCCCGTCGCGGTGGCAGGAAGTGCTCTGGTACACCGAGATCGAGCAGATGAAGCCGCAGGAGGTGGCTCCGCTCCTCGGGATGAAGGCCGGCGCGGTGTCGCAGCTCGCGTTCCGTGCGCGTGAGGGGCTCCGCGAGGCGTGGATCCAGGCGCACCTGCGGAGCGCGAGCCCCGGCTCCGAGTGCCAGTGGACGATCGAGCACCTCGGCGCCTACTCGCGCGGCAACCTCGCGACCCGCGACCACCGTCGCCTGGAGCTGCACCTCGACGAGTGTGCCCGCTGCATGATCGTCGCCGCCGAGGCCAAGGACGTCTCCAAGCGTCTCGCCCTCGTCCTGCTCCCGCTCGTCCTCGGCGCCACCGGGGCCTCCGGGTACCTCGCCGCCCTGCAGGGCGGTGCGCCGGTCCTGGCCGTGGCGGGGATGTCGTCCACCATCCCGGGCGCGGTGTTCGTCGGTGACGGCGGCATCGGCCAGGCCGCGGCGGCCACCTCCGGCGCGGGCGCAGCCGGCTCAGGAGCGGGATCGGCCGGCGGCGCCGGCTCGGGCGCGAGCACGGGCGGAGTCTTCACGGGCATGGGCGCCGTCGTCGGCGCCGGGTCGGCAGCCCTCGTGGTGGCCGGAGTGGTCGCCGCAGCGGCCATCGTCCCCGGACTCGCGGGCGCGAACCCGGCGACCTCCCTGCCCAGCGCCTCGGACACCGACCCGTCGTCGATCGCGACCGACATCGCCCCGGACTCCTCGCTGAACCTCGACGAGCCCGTGGTGATCGAGACGCCGGAGAACGACGAGACGCCTGCACCTCCTGCCGAGGAGGAGGCGGCGCCGCCCGTCTCCTCGGAGGCCGGGCCCGACACGGCACCCGCCGTCCCGGATGTCCCCGCGGCGCTTCCCGAGGCCACGCAGCCGCCCGTCGCTCCCGAGAACCCCGACAGTTCGCCGAAGCCTCCTGGCGACACCGGCGGTTCAGAGGCCCCTGCTATCCCGACTGACCCGCCCACATGGAGCACCGCCGAGGTCTGGCGCGACGAATACCTGAACTGGCACTACCTCGTGCCGGTCGAAGGTGTACCGAGAACTACCGTGCAGGCTCTCCTTTGTGTTGAGTCGGAAAACGTGATCGTGCAGGCCCTACTTTGCGATCATTGGGAGAACCTCAGTGTCGTGCTAGACAAGGACGGCAAAGGCACCATCGAGCTCCGACCCTCGCACGCCCAGTTCCTCTTCGCCAGCCTCGTACCGGTGACATTCCGGTACCTCCTCCCGTCTGGTGAGGCGGGCCCCTCGGCGGACACCACGCTTTACGCGTTGGAGCCCCCGGGGACGGGCGCCGATGACCGCGCTGCGGCGGCTGCGCCCGTCGAGCAGACGGCGGTCGTCATCGACGAGGCCGAGCCGGTGACCGCTCCGGTCGAGGCCCCGGCGCCCGCCGTCTCTGAGGACACCGCGACACCCGCCGACGAGGTCGAGGCAGCTCCCGCACCCGTGGGGCCCGCGCCGGCGGAGCCCGCGCCGGCCCCCGAAGCTGCGCCGGCCGCCGAAGCTGCACCGGCCGCACCGGCCGAGGAGGCCCCGGCCACGGAGGCCCCGGCTCCGACCGAGGACGCTCCGGTCGCGGAATAG
- a CDS encoding N-acetylglucosamine-6-phosphate deacetylase: MKTLSSATGSLVIHSVRLVDRGEVAEDAWVRIEDGVVVARGTGTDWEPATEVVDGTEVAGAGALLTPGFVDIHGHGGAGAAYDDGVDAIRTGRNLHRAHGTTRAVISLVTGTIDDLARSVALIAALTRTDGDVLGSHLEGPFLDPGHHGAHEPTLLRHPVAADVARLLEAGEGTVRQVTIAPELPGGIDAVRQIVAAGAAAAVGHTDADAAMAVAAFEAGASLLTHAFNAMPGIHHRAPGPVLAAAADHRVILEAIADDVHLDPHVVKLVFDAAPHRVALITDAMAAAGSADGRYDLGAVKVTVENGVARADDTGSIAGSTLTQDVALQRAVAAGVDLPEVVRALTETPARAIVRDAHLGALRPGLLGDAVLLDAELRVARVWTGPALPA; this comes from the coding sequence TTGAAGACCCTCTCCTCCGCGACCGGTTCCCTCGTCATCCACTCCGTCCGCCTCGTCGATCGCGGGGAGGTCGCCGAGGACGCGTGGGTGCGCATCGAGGACGGCGTCGTCGTCGCGCGCGGCACGGGCACGGACTGGGAGCCCGCGACCGAGGTGGTGGACGGGACGGAGGTGGCAGGCGCCGGCGCGCTGCTCACGCCGGGCTTCGTGGACATCCACGGTCACGGTGGAGCGGGCGCCGCGTACGACGACGGGGTGGACGCGATCCGGACGGGGAGGAACTTGCACCGCGCGCACGGCACCACCAGGGCGGTCATCTCGCTCGTCACCGGCACGATCGACGACCTGGCCCGCAGCGTCGCCCTGATCGCCGCCCTGACCAGGACCGACGGGGACGTGCTCGGCTCGCACCTCGAGGGCCCGTTCCTCGACCCCGGTCACCACGGGGCCCATGAGCCCACGCTGCTCCGGCACCCCGTCGCGGCCGATGTGGCCCGGCTGCTGGAGGCCGGAGAAGGCACGGTCCGCCAGGTCACCATCGCTCCGGAGCTCCCGGGCGGGATCGACGCCGTCCGTCAGATCGTCGCGGCCGGCGCCGCCGCCGCCGTGGGTCACACCGACGCCGATGCCGCCATGGCCGTCGCGGCCTTCGAGGCCGGCGCCTCGCTGCTGACCCACGCGTTCAACGCGATGCCCGGCATCCACCACCGCGCCCCCGGCCCGGTACTCGCCGCGGCCGCCGACCACCGGGTGATCCTGGAGGCCATCGCCGACGACGTCCACCTCGACCCGCACGTCGTCAAGCTCGTGTTCGACGCGGCCCCGCACCGCGTGGCGCTCATCACCGACGCCATGGCGGCCGCAGGGAGCGCCGACGGCAGATACGACCTCGGTGCGGTGAAGGTGACCGTCGAGAACGGCGTGGCCCGCGCCGACGACACCGGCTCGATCGCCGGCTCCACGCTGACCCAGGACGTCGCGCTGCAGCGGGCCGTGGCAGCGGGCGTCGATCTGCCGGAGGTCGTGCGTGCGCTCACGGAGACGCCGGCGCGGGCCATCGTGCGCGACGCCCACCTCGGCGCACTGCGTCCCGGCCTGCTCGGCGATGCCGTGCTGCTGGACGCGGAGCTGCGCGTCGCGCGGGTCTGGACAGGACCGGCGCTGCCCGCCTAG
- a CDS encoding family 20 glycosylhydrolase: protein MVLPLDLPLVPAPVSAKARDGRLPLSATTRVLGSSPAAGQLIDAVARRTGLTLTAADSGPAEIELFVDPASSAPEGYTLEIGDRAILIGADEAGLFYGVQTLLQLLREDDAGWALLRADIADAPRFARRGVMLDVARHFFGVDDVKRFIDSTTALKFNHLHLHLTDDQGWRVHIDSWPLLTERAATTAADGAPGGFYTKDDYREIVAYAAARHMIVIPEVDLPGHTHAIGVAYPELVEAPVLNDALMTQSEQLGQPLPVAGEPYLGWGVGHSSVRIHEEETYRFVRDVVRELAEMTPGPYIHIGGDESLGTPQADFDLFAERATAIVVEEGKTPVAWHEMGSAAGIASGTVGQYWGMTTPTGTHAEEAAHFVERGGALIMSAADATYLDMKYTADFPLGLTWAAIIDVRRAYEWEPTAVLDVPDEAILGIEAPLWSETTRTLDEVEQLVFPRAAAQAEIAWSPREGVGRTWESFRDRLGALAPLWKAEGVDFHPAPEIPWSAR, encoded by the coding sequence ATGGTCCTACCTCTTGATCTGCCCCTCGTCCCTGCACCGGTGTCCGCGAAGGCCCGCGACGGACGCCTGCCGCTGTCCGCGACGACGCGTGTGCTCGGCTCCTCCCCCGCCGCCGGACAGCTGATCGACGCCGTCGCACGCCGCACCGGCCTCACCCTCACCGCGGCGGACTCCGGCCCCGCCGAGATCGAGTTGTTCGTCGATCCGGCATCCTCCGCGCCGGAGGGCTACACGCTCGAGATCGGCGACCGCGCCATCCTCATCGGCGCCGATGAGGCGGGGCTCTTCTACGGGGTCCAGACGCTGCTGCAGCTGCTGCGTGAGGACGACGCCGGCTGGGCGCTGCTCCGTGCCGACATCGCGGACGCCCCGCGCTTCGCCCGCCGCGGCGTCATGCTCGACGTGGCCCGGCATTTCTTCGGCGTCGACGACGTGAAGAGATTCATCGACAGCACCACCGCGCTGAAGTTCAACCACCTGCACCTGCACCTGACGGACGACCAGGGCTGGCGCGTGCACATCGACTCCTGGCCGCTGCTCACCGAGCGGGCGGCCACCACCGCGGCCGACGGCGCCCCCGGTGGCTTCTACACCAAGGACGACTACCGCGAGATCGTGGCGTACGCGGCTGCACGCCACATGATCGTGATCCCCGAGGTCGACCTCCCCGGGCACACCCACGCGATCGGCGTGGCCTACCCCGAGCTGGTCGAGGCCCCTGTCCTGAACGACGCACTGATGACCCAGTCCGAGCAGCTCGGCCAGCCGCTCCCGGTGGCCGGAGAGCCCTATCTGGGCTGGGGCGTCGGGCACTCCAGCGTGCGCATCCACGAGGAGGAGACGTATCGATTCGTCCGCGACGTCGTCCGCGAGCTCGCCGAGATGACCCCGGGGCCGTACATCCACATCGGCGGCGACGAGTCCCTCGGCACGCCCCAGGCCGACTTCGACCTCTTCGCGGAGCGCGCGACGGCGATCGTCGTCGAGGAGGGCAAGACCCCGGTGGCCTGGCACGAGATGGGCTCGGCTGCGGGCATCGCCTCCGGCACGGTCGGCCAGTACTGGGGTATGACGACGCCGACCGGAACGCACGCCGAGGAGGCCGCGCACTTCGTCGAGCGCGGCGGCGCCCTCATCATGTCGGCGGCGGATGCGACATACCTCGACATGAAGTACACCGCCGACTTCCCGCTGGGTCTCACCTGGGCCGCGATCATCGACGTCCGTCGCGCCTACGAGTGGGAGCCGACCGCTGTCCTCGACGTGCCCGACGAGGCGATCCTGGGAATCGAGGCGCCGCTGTGGTCCGAGACCACCCGCACGCTCGACGAGGTGGAGCAGCTCGTGTTCCCCCGTGCTGCCGCGCAGGCCGAGATCGCCTGGTCGCCGCGCGAGGGCGTCGGCCGCACGTGGGAGTCCTTCCGCGACCGACTCGGTGCGCTCGCACCGCTGTGGAAGGCTGAGGGGGTCGATTTCCACCCGGCCCCCGAGATCCCCTGGAGCGCCCGTTGA